One Thermodesulfobacteriota bacterium DNA window includes the following coding sequences:
- a CDS encoding chemotaxis protein CheD yields the protein MRIVVGIADMKVSNDPEAVLITYSLGSCIGVAIWDPAAKVGGLLHYMLPDSALDKVKAEKNPFMFADSGIPRLFKEAYRLGAAKNRIVVKVAGASQLMDSSGFFNIGKRNYMAMRKIFWKNNVMVAKEDIGGMVNRTISLTVNDGFTRLKVSGRGEFEL from the coding sequence ATGAGAATCGTCGTCGGCATAGCGGACATGAAGGTGTCGAACGATCCGGAGGCGGTATTGATCACCTACTCCCTGGGATCGTGTATCGGTGTGGCCATCTGGGATCCGGCGGCCAAGGTGGGCGGCCTTCTGCACTACATGCTGCCGGATTCCGCCCTGGACAAGGTGAAGGCCGAGAAGAATCCCTTCATGTTCGCCGACAGCGGCATCCCCCGGCTCTTCAAGGAGGCCTACCGCCTGGGCGCGGCCAAGAACCGGATCGTGGTCAAGGTGGCCGGCGCCTCCCAGCTCATGGACTCCTCGGGCTTCTTCAACATCGGCAAGCGCAACTACATGGCCATGCGCAAGATCTTCTGGAAGAACAACGTGATGGTCGCCAAGGAGGACATCGGCGGCATGGTGAACCGCACCATCAGCCTGACGGTCAATGATGGGTTCACCCGGCTCAAGGTTTCCGGTCGCGGGGAGTTTGAGCTATGA
- a CDS encoding HDOD domain-containing protein, with protein MSQIEAILKRVDSIPPFPRVARRIMEMLDNPDVTVPELAKVVEFDQAITANVLRMCNSAYVGLARKVSSLEEALVLLGQDTLREIIVAGSCARFFQASTGGYDLDEGELWQHSVACGIMAKVLIAEIPGVDGNAAYTAALLHDIGKTVLSSFVQQEFRAIMIRVLRDKVSFVSAELEVLGINHAELGGVILERWKLPHEVVEAVRRHHDLDVLAGEPLSALVALANALVVSMGIGVGADGLTGHIQGEGLGRFALTEERLDISMAELVARLAQAKEFFALE; from the coding sequence ATGAGTCAGATCGAGGCCATCCTCAAGCGGGTGGACAGCATTCCGCCTTTTCCCCGGGTTGCCCGCCGGATCATGGAGATGCTGGACAACCCGGATGTGACCGTGCCGGAGCTGGCCAAGGTGGTGGAGTTCGATCAGGCCATCACCGCCAACGTGCTCCGGATGTGCAACTCGGCCTATGTGGGGCTGGCCCGCAAGGTCTCGTCCCTGGAGGAGGCCCTGGTGCTGCTGGGCCAGGATACCCTGAGGGAGATCATCGTGGCCGGCAGCTGCGCCCGCTTCTTCCAGGCCAGCACCGGCGGCTATGACCTTGATGAAGGCGAGCTCTGGCAGCATTCGGTGGCCTGCGGCATCATGGCCAAGGTGCTCATAGCCGAGATCCCGGGGGTGGACGGCAACGCCGCCTACACCGCCGCCCTCCTGCACGACATCGGCAAGACCGTGCTGTCGAGCTTTGTGCAGCAGGAGTTCAGGGCGATCATGATCCGGGTGCTCCGGGACAAGGTGTCCTTTGTGTCCGCCGAGCTGGAGGTTCTGGGGATCAATCATGCCGAGCTGGGAGGGGTGATCCTGGAGCGCTGGAAGCTCCCCCACGAGGTGGTGGAGGCGGTACGCCGGCACCACGATCTGGATGTGCTGGCTGGCGAGCCCTTGAGCGCCCTGGTTGCCCTGGCCAACGCCCTGGTGGTATCCATGGGCATCGGCGTTGGTGCGGACGGTCTGACCGGCCACATCCAGGGGGAGGGGCTGGGGCGGTTCGCCCTCACCGAGGAGCGCCTGGACATCTCGATGGCGGAGCTGGTGGCGCGGCTGGCTCAGGCCAAGGAATTCTTCGCCCTGGAATGA
- a CDS encoding response regulator, producing MAFNILVADDSETMRAVVKKVVTMAGVPVGQFLEASNGREALQLLEESWVDVILSDINMPEMSGMEFLRALKGSPELRNIPVILITTESSQARMAEAQRLGVAGYVRKPFQPETIKKLLDEVLAAAYDREPSAVPLAGGDDDGMDF from the coding sequence ATGGCCTTCAACATCCTGGTAGCAGACGATTCCGAAACCATGCGGGCAGTGGTCAAGAAGGTGGTGACCATGGCCGGCGTGCCGGTGGGGCAGTTCCTGGAGGCCAGCAATGGCCGGGAGGCCCTGCAGCTGCTGGAGGAGTCCTGGGTGGATGTCATCTTGTCCGACATCAACATGCCGGAGATGTCGGGCATGGAGTTCCTGCGCGCCTTGAAGGGCAGCCCGGAGCTTCGCAACATCCCGGTCATCCTCATCACCACCGAGTCCAGCCAGGCGCGCATGGCGGAGGCCCAGCGTCTGGGCGTGGCGGGCTACGTTCGCAAGCCCTTTCAGCCGGAGACGATCAAGAAGCTCCTGGACGAGGTCCTGGCCGCGGCCTATGATCGCGAGCCGTCCGCCGTGCCTCTGGCCGGTGGTGACGACGACGGCATGGACTTCTGA
- a CDS encoding chemotaxis protein CheX — translation MDNRMRNLLSETAAQVFETMYYIFFSRLHSLPADLDWATRHRYVKAVVSFTGKGGGALTLFMPVPLARMVTTNFLGIDRSEVSEQQIQDTCREAANMVGGGFLGQIDPEGEYVLGIPVVTPVADILQEPAVDDRDHQCVFKTEHGLLIIHLAMPEG, via the coding sequence ATGGACAATCGGATGCGCAATCTCTTGAGCGAGACCGCGGCCCAGGTCTTCGAGACCATGTACTACATCTTCTTCAGCCGCCTGCACAGCCTGCCCGCGGACCTGGACTGGGCGACCAGGCATCGCTATGTGAAGGCGGTGGTCAGCTTCACCGGCAAGGGCGGTGGTGCCCTCACCCTGTTCATGCCCGTGCCCCTCGCCCGGATGGTCACCACCAACTTTCTGGGCATCGACCGGTCCGAGGTCTCCGAGCAGCAGATCCAGGATACCTGCCGGGAGGCAGCCAACATGGTAGGCGGTGGCTTCCTGGGTCAGATCGACCCGGAGGGGGAGTACGTCCTGGGGATCCCGGTGGTGACCCCGGTAGCCGATATCCTGCAGGAGCCGGCGGTGGATGACCGTGATCACCAGTGCGTCTTCAAGACCGAGCATGGCCTTTTGATCATCCACCTTGCCATGCCCGAGGGTTGA
- a CDS encoding chemotaxis response regulator protein-glutamate methylesterase: MQKIKVLVIDDSAIVRRVFSEELSREPDIEVVGTAPDPYVARDKIVALKPDVVTLDIEMPRMDGITFLRKLMKYYPLPVIIVSSLTREGGALALEAIEIGAVEVISKPGSAYSVGDMSVQLAEKIRGASRVNVRQRLAQAAAKGTGRSQLLVPRTALAQTTNKVVAIGASTGGTEALTTVLTQFPPTMPGIVVVQHMPAHFTSSFAQRLDGLCQIRVKEAEDGDSVVPGTCLIAPGNFHMVMRRSGARYYVNVKSGPMVCHQRPSVDVLFNSVAVYAGANAVGVILTGMGKDGAQGMLKMKEAGARNIAQDEASCVVFGMPREAIEMGAVDRVVPLDQVGRAVMDLL; the protein is encoded by the coding sequence ATGCAGAAGATCAAGGTGCTGGTGATCGACGATTCCGCCATCGTCCGCCGGGTGTTCAGCGAGGAGCTGAGCCGGGAGCCGGATATCGAGGTGGTGGGAACGGCGCCGGACCCCTATGTGGCCCGGGACAAGATCGTGGCGCTGAAGCCGGACGTGGTCACCCTGGACATCGAAATGCCGCGCATGGACGGCATCACCTTCCTGCGCAAGCTCATGAAGTACTACCCGTTGCCGGTGATCATCGTCTCCTCCCTGACCCGGGAAGGGGGCGCCCTGGCCCTGGAAGCCATCGAGATCGGTGCGGTGGAGGTGATCTCCAAGCCCGGCTCCGCCTACTCGGTGGGCGACATGAGCGTGCAGCTGGCGGAGAAGATCCGGGGGGCGTCCCGGGTCAACGTCCGGCAGCGGCTGGCTCAGGCCGCCGCCAAAGGCACGGGCCGCTCCCAGCTCCTGGTGCCCAGAACGGCCCTGGCCCAGACCACCAACAAGGTGGTGGCCATCGGTGCCTCCACCGGCGGCACCGAGGCCCTGACCACCGTCCTCACCCAGTTCCCGCCCACCATGCCCGGCATCGTGGTCGTGCAGCACATGCCGGCCCATTTCACGTCCTCCTTCGCCCAACGGCTGGATGGCCTGTGCCAGATCCGGGTCAAGGAGGCGGAGGACGGGGACTCGGTGGTGCCCGGGACCTGCCTGATCGCACCGGGCAACTTCCACATGGTCATGCGTCGCAGTGGCGCCCGCTACTACGTCAACGTCAAGAGCGGCCCCATGGTCTGCCACCAGCGGCCGTCGGTGGATGTGCTCTTCAATTCGGTGGCGGTCTACGCCGGGGCCAATGCCGTCGGCGTCATCCTGACCGGCATGGGCAAGGACGGGGCCCAGGGCATGCTGAAGATGAAGGAGGCCGGGGCCAGGAACATCGCCCAGGACGAGGCCTCCTGTGTGGTGTTCGGCATGCCCCGGGAGGCCATCGAGATGGGCGCCGTCGACCGGGTGGTGCCCCTGGATCAGGTGGGACGGGCGGTCATGGATCTGCTGTAG